In Phaseolus vulgaris cultivar G19833 chromosome 7, P. vulgaris v2.0, whole genome shotgun sequence, the genomic stretch CTAGGATTTACAACTTATatccaacaacaacaacaaaaatcacGTGGGAACTCAACTTATATTTGCTTCTGTGTTATAAATAGGTAGAAAACGTTAGTGTCTAGTCTTCAGCATCAATTCTTAGTTTATACATCTTGGAATTCGTTGCattcattattaatatatatgtacACTATTTTATTGCTATTATTCACACTCAATCTAACTTGGGTTCAGTTTAGATATACTTCTCCTATGATTTATGTTTTTCTCTAATTAACTTAGATATGAAGCATTGATTCATAAGCCCACCTAATTTCCTCAAATCTTATTAATTCCTTCACAATGAATGCAAATATTAATGAGTCCttgataatattattatgttgATAGTTGGTGTGTTTAATGTGGAGTTGAGTTTTAATGAGAAAAGTTGGGTTGTGGAAATTAGTTAGAGAGAGCAGTGTGAGTTATAAGTTTTACCGAAACGGATAAGGGTGCAGGTTTGGGTTTCCAATTACCATATCCACAGAGAGTAACAGTAACACAGTTATCGATTTTCAAAGCCAACAGATTCTCCATTATATTTACATGCAACTCCTCTCTCCCTCAATTATAAAACCCCCCAACACTCTCCAAAACCACACAACACAAAACTAAACAACACACACTCTCTTCTTCCAACATGGAACCTCTCTCTGCCACCAAACACCACAACAATCTCGCCAAGCCTTCCTCCCTCCACATGGAGGCTCCGCCGCCGGAGCCCAGTCCTCTCCGGAAGATCATGGTCGTGGCGTCCATCGCCGCGGGGGTGCAGTTCGGCTGGGCCCTACAGCTCTCCCTTCTCACCCCCTACGTCCAGCTCCTGGGAATTCCCCACACTTGGGCCGCCTTCATCTGGCTATGCGGCCCAATCTCTGGCATGCTGGTCCAGCCCATCGTCGGCTACCACAGCGACCACTGCACTTCCCGCTTCGGCCGCCGCCGCCCCTTCATCGCCGCCGGAGCGCTGGCCGTTGCCATCGCCGTCTTTCTCATAGGCTACGCCGCCGACCTCGGCCACATGTTCGGTGACTCCCTCGCCAAGAAAACCCGCCCACGCGCCATCGCCATCTTCGTGGTGGGCTTCTGGATCCTGGACGTGGCCAACAACATGCTCCAGGGCCCCTGCCGTGCCCTCCTCGCCGACCTATCCGCCGGCGACCACCGCAAGACGCGCAACGCCAACgccttcttctccttcttcatGGCCGTGGGCAACGTCCTGGGCTACGCCGCGGGATCCTACAGCGGCCTCCACCACGTCTTCCCCTTCACGAAAACCAAAGCCTGCGACGTCTACTGCGCCAACCTCAAAAGCTGCTTCTTCCTCTCCATCGCGCTCCTCCTCACTCTGGCCACCATCGCCCTCACTTACGTGAAGGAGGAAAGGGTGTCGTCGGAGAAAAGCAGCGCGAACGTAGCGGAAGAGGATGGGTCCCGCGGGGGCATGCCCTGTTTCGGGCAGTTATTCGGTGCGTTTCGGGAACTGAAGCGTCCCATGTGGATCCTTCTCTTGGTAACGTGTCTGAACTGGATTGCTTGGTTCCCCTTCCTTCTCTTCGACACCGACTGGATGGGCCATGAGGTCTACGGCGGAACCGTTGGAGAAGGAAATGCCTACGATAGAGGCGTCCGCGCCGGTGCCTTGGGTCTCATGTTGAACTCTCTCGTCCTCGGAGCCACCTCCCTGGGGGTCGATGTCCTCGCGCGTGGAGTTGGGGGCGTCAAGAGGCTCTGGGGAATCGTCAACTTCTTGCTCGCTATTTGTTTGGCCATGACGGTTTTGATCACCAAGATGGCCCAACATTCTCGCCAGTACACTGTCCTCCCCAACGGCCACCAGGAGCCTCTGCCTCCTCCCTCCGGCGTCAAAGCCGGCGCGTTGGCTCTCTTTTCCGTCCTCGGGGTCCCTCTAGCGGTAATCCTCATTCCCCAATCAACTTCAACTTCCTCTCATCTTTTTCTTCCCTCAATTGAAtcattttttagaaaatttaaaaaataatcacgaggagattttttattaaaaatgttagAAGGGGGTTGGAATCTCACCGTTGGCATGCCAATGCCATGCATGAAGgagttatttttttcaaatatttttggtGGGAGATAGTGCAGGGAGGcctttggggcacgccttgtgaCTACAAAAACGGGgctatcaattttttttacgtGGACAATATTTATTTGGACTCTACCTGATATAAAAACTGTGTGTTTGgctgttgtttttgttttcgcTGCAAAAAACAATACTCAAATTGTTTTCAAGTATCTTTTGATTGCGATTGCCAGTTTGATTGATTACAAATGCTAGATACCTTCCCACTCGTCACTTGTACATTAATATTGGCATAAAGCTGCTGAGGTAGAGGACTTATTGTACCCTATCCTCACTTcattttttacatatataaatgtgataaaagacttaaaaaaatgttataaaagtACTACTACTACTACAATAAATGAATGATATGATTATTTTAGTTATCCAAAGTTTGAGGTCCCTGTTTATGCATATCGTGATTGTATTTAATGCATATAGGTACTGCGTTGTAAGTTTGAAAAGGCAGCGTAGGTGGGTTTTCCGTGTAGAAGGAAAGTTGTTTCCATTTAACAATTTTTGTTTGTGCATGTGTTCAGATTACTTACAGCATACCCTTTGCTCTGGCCTCAATATTCTCCACCACCTCAGGGGCAGGCCAAGGTGAGTTGAGCAATTTCAGTGAATTGGGATGTGTGCATGTATAATCAATCAGTCAATGCTTAACGTCTTGTGTTGCGTTCAAATTTCAGGCTTATCTCTGGGAGTCCTCAATCTTGCAATCGTCATACCACAGGTTACATTTATTTCATCTTGCTCCACTCAATTCCTTCATTGTATTGTGAATTACCATTACTAACTATCAACCTCTATGTGTATATATAGATGGTGGTGTCTGTGATAAGTGGACCATGGGATGCTCTATTTGGCGGAGGCAACTTGCCGGCTTTCGTGGTGGGTGCCGTGGCGGCTGCGGCGAGTGGCATTTTATCCATAATCCTGCTGCCATCTCCACCGCCGGATTTGGCGAAAGCTGCAACCGCAACCGGAGGAGGGTTCCATTAATGAGTTGATAATCTTTCTTTTTTGTCCAAGTGTTTTAATATGGAAAAAAGGAGCAgggtttttttgttttgtttgaagaCGTCAGTATAAGGGTTTTAGGTCCCAAGAAATGCTACAATTGCCGTTTTGGTGGCATGAATGACTAATAACAGTCATTTTAATTGTAAAGTTTGAGGTGGCTGTACATAACCCTGTTGAAGCAGGACCCAGCCCtgtctttatttatatattagttcGTAACTGTGGGTTCTCAGGGGATGTAGTGATTCAACTTACCATGCATATGCATAATGCATGGATCTTAATCCATCCAATAATAACATATATGTTGCCTGGATTCCACCAACCCAAGGGATcacttccttcttctttttccttcaatttttataaataacacTGCACCTATTTTTACACCAATTCATCTCAATCACCCATGGATAAAAAATTCTTAGCAAACTAATTAACTCGCAGGCTTCTTGATTACCAATTATGGGACAAGCTTCTAAAAATAAACTGTGGAGCCAAACATTCTAACTCAGTCTGCAAATATACTTATTTTCCAAAATCTTGTGGTTTTGGCATTTTGAGAACAGATCTAGCTGTCTCACTTGAAACTACTTTGATTACAACTTGGAGTGCATGAGAATCACTACCATGTTTTTTAATTGGGGGAACGTAGCAAAGCACCAACCACTACcacattaattttgtttaagcAGCAGCGATCAAGTTGCTAAATTAGGTGTGATGATTGgtgagaataaaaaaatttgttaaccAAGCAAGACTTGAAATAAAGGTTTCTACTTCCATGTCACGGCAAGTGATGATGGATGAACTTGACAGAAGAAGAGAGATTAACGAATCTTTCTCCTCTCCAACATAGTAATTGATGCTGCTGAGATCACTTCACTCCAACTTCAGTAAAATCgttgtttacatttttctatCATCACTTTCTGTTTATCAAAAGTCACCATACCAAAACTACTGATAAATCTAATACAAATAACAGGTTTAACCAGGTTTTTCTTATAGTCACTTTCCAGCATTCAATAAATCAAATTTACTTAACTCTTTACTTAAAATATTGAAATCTGAATTTTTATTGCTTTAATCTAGAAAGCCAGTGCATGAAACTTATTCAGGAATTCTCCAGATTTTTTTTCACCCTCCTTTGCTTCACATTTTCTCCTTTTGTCCTTTTCGGTTACAAGTTCCATGACATGATTCTCAATTCAAAGCCCTACTAACCCCTAAAGAAAACGAAAAGTTATAGACTCTTGGAAAAATTTATAATACTTGTCTTCACGCACACTTTATCAAAACCAACTCTCTCTGCGAAATTAAGGTAATAATTCTATTCAATGcatatataaaaacaataaatagttTCATTTTTAGCTTACTTCTATTTGgtaattaagtttaaaaatagACTAGTATTGCATCTTCCTACACTTCAATcttaatttaattcaaaatcTGAAATTCACATCTGTTTTAGTGGCTCTTGTTTTCATAATATTGCAATACTGCAATTTATAACCACATCTAAAAGATTGTGGTCCAAAAAGTTACCATAGTGGATTTtatttcaaaacataaaaatgaTAAAGTATATTGGAAATAATAAGTCAAAAAGTTAATGTCTTTGCTAGAAATGAAAGTAAAAAAGTGAATAATTTGCCTTTTTGTTTGGTTCTAAAACTAATCCCACAAAAAAGCAAGTAACTATGCATGTGTCTTGAAACTTCTCAATATCTTGAAACATTTTCAGCTTACTTCTATTTGgtaattaagtttaaaaatagACTAGTATTGCATCTTCCTACACTTCAATCCTAATTTAATTCAAAATCTGAATTTCACATCTCTGTTAAATCttaaatacaattattttaataaatttaaattcaaaagtTCACTGCAATCATTTTACAACTTAGCATCAAGTGTAACTTTTCTAAAATGTATAGTTTAACATTCTtgcaataatttaaatttaaactataTCATACATATAATAATAGAATTTGATTATTgtataagataaaatattttgtataagaTTAACTGGTTGCCACTTTTAAGTCTAAATAACATCTTACACACAAtgtcaaatatttaaatactgCAATTTATAACCACATCTGCTAAAAGATTGTGGTCCCAAAAGTTTTCATAGTggaatttatttaaaaacataaaaattataaagtatatTGGAAATAATAAGTCAAAAAGTTAATGTGCTTGCTAGAAATGAAAGTAAAAAAGGTGAAAAATAAATAGATCttgcctttttctttttttttctaaaactaatCCCACAAAAAAGGAAGTAACTATGTATGTGTCTTGAAACTTCTCAATGTCTCTTATCCTTCTAAATTGCAAAAGTGTAGACTGTCACACTTTATTTCTTCCACCCTCCTTTTTCCAATAAATCCACATCTTTCGGTATCCACTTTTGTTCATTTTGAGaaattttttaatgaataagtgttttttttatgatcATGAAACAACTCATgaactataagaaaatcataaaataaaaattaattataaaaaaaataattaattattataataattaaattagacaccattttaaaaattaaaaaaaataattttaaaaataatttttattattcttaaatagtttctaaatttgtatctaattaacaaccaagttgttaattaaatacaaatttagaaactatttaacaataatagaaactaatttagaaaccaacaaATTTTGTAGTTTCTagtatgatttttaatttaatcattatagaaattaattattttttgtctctaaaattaatttttatttcatgattttcttgtagtggtgaTTATGCAACAACTCAGTGGTAAAGCTACGAGACTTTGTCATCTGTCTATTTAAAagtgaaaattattttatgacGAAAGAATTAACA encodes the following:
- the LOC137830635 gene encoding sucrose transport protein-like, whose translation is MEPLSATKHHNNLAKPSSLHMEAPPPEPSPLRKIMVVASIAAGVQFGWALQLSLLTPYVQLLGIPHTWAAFIWLCGPISGMLVQPIVGYHSDHCTSRFGRRRPFIAAGALAVAIAVFLIGYAADLGHMFGDSLAKKTRPRAIAIFVVGFWILDVANNMLQGPCRALLADLSAGDHRKTRNANAFFSFFMAVGNVLGYAAGSYSGLHHVFPFTKTKACDVYCANLKSCFFLSIALLLTLATIALTYVKEERVSSEKSSANVAEEDGSRGGMPCFGQLFGAFRELKRPMWILLLVTCLNWIAWFPFLLFDTDWMGHEVYGGTVGEGNAYDRGVRAGALGLMLNSLVLGATSLGVDVLARGVGGVKRLWGIVNFLLAICLAMTVLITKMAQHSRQYTVLPNGHQEPLPPPSGVKAGALALFSVLGVPLAITYSIPFALASIFSTTSGAGQGLSLGVLNLAIVIPQMVVSVISGPWDALFGGGNLPAFVVGAVAAAASGILSIILLPSPPPDLAKAATATGGGFH